One Spinacia oleracea cultivar Varoflay chromosome 4, BTI_SOV_V1, whole genome shotgun sequence DNA segment encodes these proteins:
- the LOC110792328 gene encoding calcium-binding protein PBP1-like, giving the protein MASSKNQQQQIFQDQLPIMAEKLGGDGLIGELCKGFRLLMDGDKGVITFDSLKKNAAILGLQDMTDDDLRSMLREGDCDGDGVLSEMEFCVLMFRLSPELMEEAEFLLHQELQSCF; this is encoded by the coding sequence ATGGCGTCCTCTAAAAACCAGCAGCAACAGATATTCCAAGATCAACTTCCAATAATGGCGGAGAAGCTCGGCGGAGACGGCTTAATCGGAGAATTATGCAAAGGGTTTCGCTTACTAATGGACGGTGATAAAGGGGTTATTACATTTGATAGTTTAAAGAAGAATGCAGCAATTCTTGGGTTGCAGGATATGACGGATGATGATTTACGAAGTATGTTAAGAGAAGGCGACTGCGATGGCGATGGAGTTCTTAGTGAGATGGAGTTTTGTGTTTTGATGTTTAGATTGAGTCCTGAGTTGATGGAGGAAGCTGAATTTTTGCTTCATCAAGAACTTCAATCCTGTTTCTGA